The DNA segment GACATTTGAAAAATGTATAAGTTTAAAAAGGAATATTGAACAAAATTTAAGATACAAAGAATTACTTGGAAACTATTTTTGTGGAATTGAAACAGAGATTGATCCTATTGCTAAAATGACGGAATGGACGTGTTCTCTCGTTGAGGACCCAAGCTGTGGGACGCGTATTTTAAGATGGCTTCTTAAAGAGCATACTCCCTCTAGGATAAATACGCTTGTCTCAATTGCTCATTCGTCTTCTGCGTATCTTCAGGCTTTGAATGAAGATTTCTGTTCACTTAAGGACTTAGGCCCCCTTAATCTTAATGAATGGCTGGGGTGTGATTTCGCCGTTTGTCCAGTTGAAAGTGCATTAGACAAATTCCAAAGCGCGTTGTCCCAGATATTATATTTGCAGAGTTGGCGGGTCAGCCAAGGGTTGAAGAAAAAACTCGTCGATAAGGGGCTTACAGATATAGTAGAAAAAGTAGAGGATGATCACCTTGACTCTGCTGAGGCAAGTTCTTTTTATCGCTATGCTATGTTTAATAGTATGGCCAGAGAACTTGTGCGCGGGAGTAAAGTTTTAAGAGATTTTCAGGGGGCAATATATGAGCAGGTGCGCGCACAGCTACAGAGCATAGAGCAAGAGCTTGAAGGGTTGTCGCAGCAAAAAATTGCGTGGGCAGCCTCTCAGAGAAGGCCTCCAACTGGTGTGAGTTACGGTCGAGTCCGTGATTACACTGAATTGAGCCTTATAAAACACGAAATCGGGAAAAAAAGAGCCCATATCCCAGTACGACAACTTGTCATGCGATCCGTCAGTGCTCTCAAAGCTTTAAAGCCGTGTTTTATGATGAGTCCAATGTCAGTCGCACAGTATTTGGCTCCTGGTGCTGTTACGTTTGATTTGGTGATTATGGACGAAGCCTCTCAGCTTAAATTAGAAGATGCTCTTGGCGTTGTAATGAGAGGAAAGCAGGTTGTAGTTGTTGGTGATCCCAAACAGCTTCCACCAACGTCCTTCTTTGATAAGAATATTGAAATCAGCAGTGATGATGAAACAATTTCAGATAATGCTGAGTCGATTTTGGATGTTGCACAAAACTGTTTTCCTAACAATAGGTTGCGTTGGCATTATCGTTCAGAGGATGAGCGTCTGATTGCATTCTCAAATGCGCAATTTTACCATGGTGATTTGGTCGTTTTCCCAACACCAAATAAAACAGGCGTTGATACTGGTGTTTTTCATCACTATATTGAAAATTCATACTCTCAGAAAGGAACCAAAGGTGGCGTTGTCAATAGACTAGAGGCGACGACTGTTGCTGAAGCTATACGGACTCATTTTCGAAAATATGGTGATTTGAGCCTTGGCGTTGCTACATTTAATGCAAGTCAGTGTGAATTGATTCAGGATGAACTTGATCGCTTGTGCCGCAGCGATAAATGGTTGGAAGATAAAATAAAAAAATGGGATGATACTCCCGACTCCTTTTTTATCAAGAATTTGGAAAATGTTCAGGGTGATGAGCGTGATGTTATCTTTATTTCAACAACGTACGGTCCCGACAAACAAAGTGGTCAGGTCTTTCAGCGTTTTGGGCCAATAAATAGTGCAACAGGCTGGCGCCGACTGAATGTCATTGTAACGAGAGCCAAAAAGCAGGTTCATGTTTTTACCGCCCTTCGCTCGACCGATATTAAAGTGACGTCAAGCTCCAAGGAGGGAGTTGTCGCCCTGCGGAATTATCTCGAGTTTGTTGAGACGGGGAGAATTCCAGAATGGGGTGAAGTTAATCCTGACCGGGGGCCTGATAGTGATTTTGAAATTGCAGTTGCTTATGCGTTAAACCAGCGTGGATACAAAACAGCATACCAGGTTGGTGTCGCAGGATTCTTTATTGATATAGGTGTGTATCATCCTCAGCATGAAGGAGAATTTATCCTCGGTATTGAGTGTGATGGTGCGACGTATCATTCCGCAAAAAGTGTGCGGGACCGTGATATTTTGAGACAGTCTATTTTGGAATCAAAGGGATGGAATATTCATCGTATTTGGTCGACTGACTGGTTTAAGAGCAGGGATAATGAAATAACGAGGCTCATGGATAAGCTGGATGAACTGGTAGCCAAAAGCACAGTCGTTCAGTCTGCTACGATTACAGAAGATATCCCTGGTCAGCGCTACAAACCGCAAAAGGATATTGTCGCTACGTCTGGTGACAGTGAGGATGAAGAGCTTCGCCATGCTCTGTTTGAATTTCGAGAAAATAAGATAAAGCCCGAGTATGAAGATGTTTGTCAGACAATTCTTTCTGATATTTGGATAGAAAGATTTGTAGAACGGAAGCCAACAAGTCGGGCAGAGTTTAGTGACTTTCCTCTTAAAGATCGTGAGACCATTCTGGGGGGGACGGAATATTTGAATGATATTCTGAATTTAATTGAAGATTTTGTGTAAGTTATTCTATCCAATACTAGAATATTTAAGGGGTAGCTATTCTGGCTACCCCTTTCTGTTTTTTTCGCTGTAGGAATAATTTTTTTTACTCAGGCTTTGGTATGCCGAACGTTTCTCGGAGAGCAGCGGGACAGGGGAGTGTCGAGCAGTAGGCGAGGTGCTTTCTTGTGAGCTGTGTCTTTTTCAGAGTCGAGAACTGGAGTGTTGCCTTTTCTGCGATGAGGGCTTCCCCGAGGCTTTTATATCCGATGCCAATTTTAAGCGTATTTGACCATGTGGTCTCTGCGTTTTCGACGCGGGGAGCGAGGTACAGCTCGAAGCATTTGGCGACGAGTTTTCTATATGCCGCGTTATTTCGTGTTTTATAGGGAAGTGCGAAGGGGAGTGCATCCATGACAAGGACACCGTGGCTGGCGACAAGGTCGAGCTTTTCTTTTCCGCTCTTCGGAGGTTCCCAGACAAACATACGGCACAGGTTCCCCAGGAGCCGGTTGTTTTTGCTGGCCGCGTTAAATACGTATCGCGGGAATTCAGGGCTTCGTACAGTACTCATGTCTTGGCTTGGTGGTGCCTCGGTGAGAAGCAGGTATTGGACGCCTGCAGGGGAGAGTCTGTTGAGGCGTGTGAGATAGTTTTGCCAATGCTGTTCTGTTGCGGTGAAGATTTGTTCGAGTTCGTTGAGGCTCTGAGGATTTTTTAGGATCTGGGGTGCGTAATTATTCAGTTCAGATTCGCATCTCTGGAGAAGTTCTTCGAATTTCATGGTGGTGTTCTCGGAGTCATTGCAGGGTGAAGTTGTAGCAAATATCCTTAAAATACAGTATGTTTTTGTTTTGTGATCGTGAAACATGTATTTCAAGGATGGATATCGTGAGTCAGATGAAGAATGGGCAGCCGTGGCACAAGTTTATTTTGGGGCGGTATTGGCGTCACGCTGTGGTTTGGATCGTAGTCCTTATAGGTCTGATAATGGCTATAAGTTATTTTTCCCATGATGCTGGTAAAGAAATCATAACGATAAGCCTTGTCTTTGCCGTCTTTATGACTGTGGGGAATTTTTTGTCCTGGCTCGTGGGAATCAAAGGGCAATGGATAGATTCATTCCCAAAGTACCTTAAGGTTCAATTTGAGAAAAACGGTAAAGAAGTTGAAGAGTGGGCTACTGATGAGCCTCTTGATTTGATTTCAGAAGTGGACGCAAGGGCGCACGCTCAGCAGTGGGGAAGAGTCCAGAACAAAAATGGTGATTTGCCGCTCACAGGGCGTTATAAGCTTGTCGATAAGGATGTGGATATAAAGAAGCGTTGGATAATTTACACTATGAAAATATTTCTCAATTCTGACGCATAGCTCCTTGAGCTCAAGGCAGAGGCTACCCCGGGAGACATTCTTCCGGGGCTTTTTGTGCGCTAGTTCTTACCGAGAATTTCTTTGATTTTTTTTAGCTTGGGCTTTTGCTTTTTGCTTATTTTCCCAGAAGTTTTGCGATTCCCGCCTCCGCTCTCAACGCGTACCCAGTAGTCCCACAGTATCTGTGCCGCTCGGCGCGTATCTTCTTCGGACGCGTACCCATCATTTTTGATGCGCAACCATACCTTGTTTTCGATACTGCTCTCTTCGAACTGTAGCTCTTCTAACTCCCTGAGTTCACGCTCTTCATCGGGAAGCTGAGCGAGCATTTCCTGATGCTGTCGTTCTTTTTCCTCTTCTGCCAGTCGTTCAGCTTCTTTCTGTTCTCGTTTCTGAGTTTCTACTTCGAGTCGATCTCGCCGCTCTGCGTCAGCTTGGCGGGCCTGTTTTTCTCGCGCATTTTGCAGCTCTACCCACTTGGTGTACTCGTCCTTTTCGCAAAGCTGGAGCCGTACCCAGCCGAAAGGATACCGTTTGTTTGCTAAGCCTCGGCTTGTGCCCCATTCAGACGGGGGTGTTTGGGGTTCGAAGCTTTCTTTGTGTGAATGCTGTCCGATTCGGAGCAGGGCGTCTTTTTCTCCAAGTTTATCAAGAAGAGGGTCGATGCGCTTGAGGCTGTCACCGACTGCAGAGGCCTTGTCTTTGGTATAGAATGTGTCTCGTTCATGTTTATACCGGACGAGACTAAATTCTCGGCACTTTTTAAAGAGTGTGGAAATGTCTATCTGCACCCTGCCTTTTTCAATGCGTGGATTCCATGCCCCTGTTTTGTCTTTTTCTTCCAGACAGATGCGACCATAGCTTGAGAATGCTTTAGTGCCGCTGCTGATTTCTCCTGCCAGTGCTTCGCACACACCCATCGGAGAATATTTGCTCTGAGTTTTTCTGTTGGGGCTGTAGCTTTCGGCGGTAAATATCTGTCCTGCTTCGACAGGGAAAACACAGTCAGATACGGAGAGGCCGTGCATGAGGATTTTGAAATTTGCAGGGCTACAGTGAGGGAGATTCGCCTCAATAATCGTGCTCAGTGCCCCCTTGAGACTTGAGCCGGGTACAAGGAAATCATGAGCGAGACCAGAATGCAGGGCTTCTGAGATACAGTAGTTCCCAAGCTCTTTGCCCTCGTTAATTTTTTTGAAATAGTTGTCTACTTCACTTGTCCCGTCCGCGCTGCATGACATGTGAAAAGAGGCGTAGTTGTCTGGTGCCTTGCGCGTTTCATGCTGAATTTTGCGGCGGATTTCTTCCCATTTGCCAGCATCAAGCCATTCTGCAAGTTTTTTTTTATTCTCAGGGTATTCAATCCATGAGTCGAGATCGAGGCGATAATAGATATATCCTTGGCGCTCGCCATCGCCCAAAAGCAGATACTGTGACGGGTCAAGCAATTCTCCTGAGCCAATGTGAACAGGTGTCAGGATGTCGAGCCGGAAATAGTGGACGTGCTGCGGTTTAGGCATGGGAGACTCCTGTGGCAAGCGTGCAGGGGAGAGAGAGCCGTGCTGTGACATGCACAAGGCGTTCATCATAATGGAGATTCCGTAGCACTGGGCTTCCGCAGGGGGAGGAACTGAGGACTGCACCCTCTTTTATAGCGAGGAATGGCTTTTTGAATGCTTGTCCATCGGCGCAGGCGCTCCCCACGCGACCGTGCTTGAGGAAGGTCTGAAATGTCCCTTCAATCCCAGACATGTCTTGCGCGGACAAGACAGAAAGACAAAGCTGGTGCGTTCCCTCAGATTCCAGCGCTTTCGCATCGAAATCCTGATCGCGCGTAACGGAAAATTGTCCTTTACCCGTGCTCGCCCGTTTCCCATATCCCCAGCGGCCTAGATTGTTGAGCAGACTTTCCAGTTCCTCGGGGTTCTTTGTCCGCGCGTAGAGGTCAAGAGCCGTCCCCTGCGGATAAAAAGTTTCCGTTGTGGTGTAGAGCAGTCCATCTATGGCGCGCTGTGTTTCGCGATCTATGGAAACATGAGACATCGTCTGCGTTTGGGACTCGATGGGGCTGTGTTCACTCTCTTTTTCAAAAAGCGAGAAAAGCCCCGCAAGGGAAAGCGAGTCTTTGCACTTTTTCCAGTGCTCCAGAGGAATGAAGCGCTGCTTGCGGAATTTTTTGAAGGCAGAAATTCGGGTAATGAGTTCAGGTCCGCATTGTCCCTGGGCCATGGCGCTTCGTTTGGGTAGAGGAAGGCAGGGCATAGGCAAAGTGTTTTGCGGGAATGCTGAGCTGAGCAAAAATTCTGGAGAGTCAGTTTCAAATGAGGCGACGCATTCCTTGAGTCGTGATTCTCCATCGCGCAGTGCGATCAGGTTCAAAAGCATGCCCGTGATGGTGTCGCTACGGAGTGGCGTTGCAAAGGGTGATTGAGGGAAAAGCTGAAAGCGGCACAAGGGCATCTTAGCGCTCCTCGTCTACGGCTTTAGCTTCGGGGTCCTTGCGTAATTCATCTATGCTTGTTGGCTTGTCATCAAACTGGAGGTTCTCAAATTGGACCTGCCCATATCCTCGCGTTCCTGAGCCTCCCAAGGCGTCCATTTCGAGAAAATGCAGGCTCTTGCCAAGTGCATCACGGGTATCAGCAAGCTTATCATCTTCAAATTCGCGGATGACGATTTCAAAATTGAAATGAACTCCCGCCGGAACACGCTCTACGGTTCGAGGGTTAGCCACAACCGTTCTTTTTCCTTTTATTATTTTGGGCGTAATCGTGTTTTCGTGCTTGAGTTCCATCTCAAGGCGTCCGCCCTGAAATTCTTCCCTGTCTGTTTCTGAGAGCTGGGCATCACGGAAGATCAGTCGGCTCGGGCCGTTGCTTGGGGTTTTGGTGTTGCTGCTACCAAACAGCCTGCAAACTGTGCAGTCCCCGCAGCCGCATGGAGTGTTTTTCGGGTCGTCTTCTCCTTTGAGATCTGGGGCGTACATTTCCAAAAGAGAGCGAATTTTACCCTTGAGAGAAGAACCCGGAATGTATGGTTCTTCTGTGACTGGATTTTTGATAATCGGGTTTTGGGCGCCACCGATTTTGACTTCATCGTTTCCCGCGCCAATATGCAGGCCTGTGACCAGTCGGATTTCGCCAGAGAGGGTATGGAATTTTTTAAATTGCATGGTGGTTAGCCCCTGTTTTTGTATGAAAAGAAGCCCAGAACAGCCTCAAAGTGCAGCAGAAATGCCCGAAAATCTTCAATGCTGGTAATCTGCTCTATGCGCTTGTCGAGAAAGGTGCGGAAAGCCGGGGTAAAGCTTCCATTTTCTCGTGAACTCGCAAAAGCGACACGTGCGCGAAGGAGCTTGATGTGGGGCAGAATCTTTTCAAAAGCTGTGCTCTTGTCCTGTTGGTATTGGCACCGAAGCTGGCGATCGAGTCGTTGAACTTCGTTGTAAAAGCGTCGAATTTGCGTGTTCTTTAATGCTCTTTC comes from the Desulfobaculum bizertense DSM 18034 genome and includes:
- the csm4 gene encoding type III-A CRISPR-associated RAMP protein Csm4, giving the protein MPLCRFQLFPQSPFATPLRSDTITGMLLNLIALRDGESRLKECVASFETDSPEFLLSSAFPQNTLPMPCLPLPKRSAMAQGQCGPELITRISAFKKFRKQRFIPLEHWKKCKDSLSLAGLFSLFEKESEHSPIESQTQTMSHVSIDRETQRAIDGLLYTTTETFYPQGTALDLYARTKNPEELESLLNNLGRWGYGKRASTGKGQFSVTRDQDFDAKALESEGTHQLCLSVLSAQDMSGIEGTFQTFLKHGRVGSACADGQAFKKPFLAIKEGAVLSSSPCGSPVLRNLHYDERLVHVTARLSLPCTLATGVSHA
- the csm3 gene encoding type III-A CRISPR-associated RAMP protein Csm3, with protein sequence MQFKKFHTLSGEIRLVTGLHIGAGNDEVKIGGAQNPIIKNPVTEEPYIPGSSLKGKIRSLLEMYAPDLKGEDDPKNTPCGCGDCTVCRLFGSSNTKTPSNGPSRLIFRDAQLSETDREEFQGGRLEMELKHENTITPKIIKGKRTVVANPRTVERVPAGVHFNFEIVIREFEDDKLADTRDALGKSLHFLEMDALGGSGTRGYGQVQFENLQFDDKPTSIDELRKDPEAKAVDEER
- the csm2 gene encoding type III-A CRISPR-associated protein Csm2, whose translation is MGNSNTTQSYTSNSMEELVKENLFPSAHNDSENCQQLTKLLSTNAEEIAQVLCKERALKNTQIRRFYNEVQRLDRQLRCQYQQDKSTAFEKILPHIKLLRARVAFASSRENGSFTPAFRTFLDKRIEQITSIEDFRAFLLHFEAVLGFFSYKNRG